DNA from Conexivisphaera calida:
TCGCGGTGACCCAGGACGCGCTGCAGTGCAGCGAACGGGTCAGGAACGCCGACGACCTGTATCTGGCCGACCGTGATGGATCTATCGGCGGAGGCCGTGAAGCCGCCCTTGATCCTAGCTATCCTGGCGGCATTGCTGGCCGCGGCTATCACGGAAGGCTCCTCTATGGCCATAGGCACCAGATAGTCCCTTCCGTTTACCAGGAAATTGGTGGCCACCCCGAGGGGGAGCTGGAGCAGCCCCACGACGTTCTCCGACATGAGATCTGCGGCCTCGGGTGTGAGCCCGGAGCCCGTGGAGAGCATCTTCACGTCTTCCTCTCCAAGGCCGGCGAAGCTGGCCACCGCCTTTATACGATCCTCGCGGCTGAGCTTGTAGAATCCGGCGATCCTTGAGTCGCCCATGATCCAGCGGATCGGAGATCTCCGATTAATCCCTTTTCCAACCTCTGACTAGACCGGGCGTACGCCGAGGTTTTGGGCGTCACCTCCCTTCGTGGAGGATTTACCGTTCGTGTGTGTCGGCACGACTCCGTTGTGATCCACGATGAATGAAAATTGTTTTAGTTAGATTTCTGTGGGCGAGCACCCGGAGCAACGCCTCAGAATGTTGAGTGCATAGCTGAGATACGGGTGGAGCTCATGGTCGCCCACCGGGCACCTGATGGCACGGCGCGGGCCACACAGGGTCCCCTGACATGGCCGGCGCGGCGGGAGAGAATTACATTTAAAACGCGGCTGCGAAGGCCCGGACGGGCCGGTCGTCTAGCCTGGTCAGGACGCCGCTCTGACACGGCGGAGGTCCCAGGTTCAATTCCTGGCCGGCCCACCACCCATATGTCGCTGGTGAATCAGCTGCACGTAGAGTACCCGCAGTTCATGCAGGTGGCGCAGGACCCTATCTTTAGCATGACGCCGCCGCACACCGGGCATATATCATATGCCCCCTTCTCCAAGTCATCCTCCTTCCCCGCAAGCTCCTCCGGGGTGCTCGCCCTCCTCTCCTCCTTCCCAATTTCCCCTGACCCTCCGGGTCCCAGCGGAAGGAACGCCGGGGGGACCTCCTCGCCAGCGCCGCCCGGAGCGCCGCCGTGAACCTCCTCGCCCAGCGACATCTCCAGCGCCCTCGCGACCGCATCGGGTATCGAGTTTATCACTATCGCCAGGTCACCCTGGCGCATCGGTACGCTCTTTATGTCCTTCAGCTGGTCGACGACATCATGCGGATCCACGCCGCTCCTCAGCGCTAGGCTCACCAGCCTGCCTATGGCCTCGGCCAAGCTCCCCAGCGTGGAACCCGACTTCCCTATCTGTATGAAGACCTCGAAGGGTCTTCCCTCGCCGTTCTTGTTCACCGTGACGTAGAGGTTCCCGGCCTCGGTGCGGAATTTGTAGGTCACCCCGTACAGCTTGAAGCTGCGGGCACGAGGCTTCGGGATGCCTGATGGGGTGGGCTGCGCCTTCTGCGGCTGCGGCACCTCCTTCTCCTCAGCCGCCTCCCGCTGCTCCTCCTCAGCCACTAACACGTCCTCCCTGCTTCCCTCCCTGTAGACGGTTATTCCCTTGCACCCGGTCTCCCAGGCCATCGTGTAGACCTTGGCGACCTCCTCCACGCTTATGTCCTGGGGGAGGTTCACGGTGCTTGATATCGCGCTGTCCACGTGTTTCTGTATCGTGGCCTGCATCCTGACGCGGAACTCGGGATCTATCTGGTGAGCGGCCACGAAGTACTCGGGAAGCTTCGACTCGTCGTCCAGGTTGTACTTATCCATGTAGAGTTTGACCGTTGGATGATAGACCTTGTACTCCTTCTTGCTGAGGCTCTCGCTCCTCCTCTTGTAGCTGATCGCGAAGATGGGCTCTATACCACTGCTCACGCCCGCGAGTATGCTACCGGACCCAACGGGCGGCACCGTCAGGAGTGCGACGTTCCTAAGTCCCTTCTCCGCTATCTTGGATTTCAGGACCTCGGGCAGGCGCGCGACGAAGGGCCTCTTGAGGTGCTTGTCGGGCCTGAAGGCGGGGAAGGGACCCTTCTCCGCGGCTATCTCGCTGCTCTCGTCGTAGGACCACTCCTTTATCTTGGAGAATACCTGGTCGGCGATCCTGAGCGCCTCGTCAGAGTCGTATCTGACGCGGAGCATCGCGAACATGTCGGCGAGCCCGGTGACTCCCAGGCCGACCCTCCTCCCGTACATGCTGTGCTCGCTCTGCTCCCTCAGCGGATGCTTGTCCCTGTTGTACTCCAGGACGTCGTCCAGGAACCGCACGGCGTAGCGCACTATCCTCTCGAGCAGCTCCCAGTCTATAGAGGCGCCCTCCGAGAATGGATCCCTAACGATGCTGGCCAGGTTTATGTTCCCCAGGTTGCAGGCACCGTACGGCTCCAGCGGCTGCTCGCTGCATGGATTGGTGCCCTGCACCGCCAGCTTCTGATCGTACTCGCTCGGGCTCTCCTCCTTTATCGTGCTCCAGAAGATCATCCCGGGCTCGGCGCTGCTCCATGCGCGCTTGACCAGCTCGTCGAAGATCTCCCTGGCCTTCACGGTCCGGTACACTACGCGCTTCCTGAGCTCCCCCGTGGTCACCCAGTACTGATAGTCCGCCGGGTAGTCGTATGGGTTCTGGTACACTGGGTCTATCTCCACGAGGATGGTGTCCCCGGGGCGCTCCGCCTGCCTCCTCCTCAGGATCTCCAGCGCCTGATCCCTGGACCTGACGCCGAAGTCCCTCTCGAGCTCGTCCGGATACATCAGGTCCGGGTACCAGAGCTCCCAGTCGGCATCATCCTTGACGGCCTTCATGAACTGATCAGTCACCTTCACGCTTATGTTGGCGTAGCGCACGTTCCTGCGCTCGGGATCGTCCTTTATCCTGATGAAGTCCAGCACATCGGGGTGCTCTATCCTCATAGTTATCATCAGGGCACCGCGGCGCCCCGCCTGGCCTATGGTGCCGGTGACCAGGCTGTAGAGCTCCATGAAGCTCGTGCTCCCGGTGCTGGTGAGCGCCGAGTTGTGGACGGGGCTCCCCCTTGGCCTAAGTATGGACACGTCGACGCCGACGCCTCCACCGTAGCTATAGGTCCTGGCCATCTCCCCCGCTGCCTTGAATATCCCCTCTATGCTGTCCTCCTTTATGGGGAGGTAGTAGCAGTTGATCAGTGTGACCTTACGTGGATTCCCGGCGCCGAACATGACGCGCCCTCCGGGCACGAAGCGGAAGTCCTCCAGCAGCCAGTAGAACTTCTCCTCCCACTCCCTCCGTTTCTCATCAGTGGGCTCCACGCCGGCTATCTCGCGCGCTATCCTGCGCCACATGTCGGGGGGGATGACCTCGAGCGGCTTGCCATCCGTCGACTTAAGCGCATATTTCTCGAAGAAGACGCGAGCGCGCAGCTCGTCGCCCTTGAACCACTCCAGAGTCTCCCGCGGCAGCTCCTCCGGGCGGGATCCCGCCTCCAGTTCGCTCACAACTGAGCACCTTCTGCCGCCTTGGCTATTAGTGTTTGCATGAAGGACATATGCAGCATCCTGCGCGCGCGGTAGACATTCGCCGGGGCATTTTTGGGACTCCAAAATTTCGAGGAACCGGCGGCGGAATACGCCGTATGATTGGTAAAAATTGCATTGTAGATGCACCATTAATTAATAATATGGGGTCGATATCTTCAAAGTTTAGGATACCACATTCGACGGGACTTATGCACGCCAGCGGGAAAGGGATCACATGCTCGGCACGTGTAGCGCCTTATGAAGATGGTGGACCGGGGGGGATTTGAACCCCCGACCTCTCCCATGCCAAGGGAGCATCCTACCACTAGACGACCGGCCCGGACAAACTGGCCGCGGGGCGTTTTATAAAGATGTCAGCAGTTTGATGGAAGCAGTAAACCTCTGAACCTTCAGGGAGAGGATGCACGGACTTTCCGATGCTCAGGAATGAGCGTGAGCATGGCCATATCGACGTCCACCGTGGGGCTGAGGTTCCGCACATACGCGGACGGTGAGGCGACACGCGCGATCAGGGCGGGCCACCCATCGTGCCCGTGGGGCTTCGCCCTCTACCACCGCGAGTTGGAGCCATGAGCCGGGAAGCTCCGAAGCCTTCAGCTGAGGAGTGGCTCAAAGGTTTTCACCGCTTTGAACCGCGGCCGCGGGGCTTGCGCCTCAGCGCAGTCCCGCAGACGGGGCAGATGAGGTCCGCCGGAGGGCTGTCGAAGGATGCGCCGCATCCGGGACAGTAGTACATCCAATGAACTTCCCTGCGGCGACCCACTATGGGCCCCGTGACGCGTATCCCGAGGCGCATTGCGACGTTCTGCATGGATATGTCGTCAGTGAGCAGCTGCACGTCGCCGCGCGAGGAGAGGCCCAGCGCAGCCGCGAGCACCTCAACGTC
Protein-coding regions in this window:
- a CDS encoding adenosylcobalamin-dependent ribonucleoside-diphosphate reductase; the protein is MSELEAGSRPEELPRETLEWFKGDELRARVFFEKYALKSTDGKPLEVIPPDMWRRIAREIAGVEPTDEKRREWEEKFYWLLEDFRFVPGGRVMFGAGNPRKVTLINCYYLPIKEDSIEGIFKAAGEMARTYSYGGGVGVDVSILRPRGSPVHNSALTSTGSTSFMELYSLVTGTIGQAGRRGALMITMRIEHPDVLDFIRIKDDPERRNVRYANISVKVTDQFMKAVKDDADWELWYPDLMYPDELERDFGVRSRDQALEILRRRQAERPGDTILVEIDPVYQNPYDYPADYQYWVTTGELRKRVVYRTVKAREIFDELVKRAWSSAEPGMIFWSTIKEESPSEYDQKLAVQGTNPCSEQPLEPYGACNLGNINLASIVRDPFSEGASIDWELLERIVRYAVRFLDDVLEYNRDKHPLREQSEHSMYGRRVGLGVTGLADMFAMLRVRYDSDEALRIADQVFSKIKEWSYDESSEIAAEKGPFPAFRPDKHLKRPFVARLPEVLKSKIAEKGLRNVALLTVPPVGSGSILAGVSSGIEPIFAISYKRRSESLSKKEYKVYHPTVKLYMDKYNLDDESKLPEYFVAAHQIDPEFRVRMQATIQKHVDSAISSTVNLPQDISVEEVAKVYTMAWETGCKGITVYREGSREDVLVAEEEQREAAEEKEVPQPQKAQPTPSGIPKPRARSFKLYGVTYKFRTEAGNLYVTVNKNGEGRPFEVFIQIGKSGSTLGSLAEAIGRLVSLALRSGVDPHDVVDQLKDIKSVPMRQGDLAIVINSIPDAVARALEMSLGEEVHGGAPGGAGEEVPPAFLPLGPGGSGEIGKEERRASTPEELAGKEDDLEKGAYDICPVCGGVMLKIGSCATCMNCGYSTCS
- a CDS encoding NOB1 family endonuclease, which gives rise to MATRPRFLVLDTSALEGGVPELHGARPVVTPGVLRELERRGRLASLEPLVEEGMVEVLEPGNDVLKEVLAAAASVGDELRLSPVDVEVLAAALGLSSRGDVQLLTDDISMQNVAMRLGIRVTGPIVGRRREVHWMYYCPGCGASFDSPPADLICPVCGTALRRKPRGRGSKR